One Syntrophus gentianae DNA window includes the following coding sequences:
- a CDS encoding methyl-accepting chemotaxis protein: MKKRSLRFKMVLGGIIAVLVPLLVVGGISIYKALNALEEVSQSQSKEVAKSLAHVANLAVQEEMKITSQVAQNSLIVDAATEDAGGVKNSPQADRATTELTSIVQRSGHDYEAFFVAGMDGKVIADGQSGKNKGLDLSGRDYIKEAKSGKVSVGTVTKSKGSGNIVLTFGAPIYSKSKQIVGVVGSVMNISFLSDKIAETKLGKTGYAFVLDKSGIMIAHPNKELILALNATQEEGMKGFATRMVAGEAGVDPYVFKGVKKLAGFAPVPASGWSICVTQDYKEFMAPAYNLIWIIVMIGSMFLAVAIVGVSFFARGIALPIGQVGNDLNDASEQVAAASSQVASASQSLAEGASEQASALEETSSSLEEMTSMTKRNADNAAEAKSLMAEARQIVEKVDTQMKNMVSAISDVTKSSEETGKIIKTIDEIAFQTNLLALNAAVEAARAGEAGAGFAVVAEEVRNLAMRAADAAKNTSSLIENTIVTVNNSNELTQQTQSAFNENRDITQKVGQLVDEIAAASQEQAQGIDQIGKAVAEMDKVVQQTAANAEESASAAEEMNAQAMAMKKNVGQLVTIVDGGSDAGIGQDYRLGRRS; encoded by the coding sequence ATGAAAAAGAGGTCGTTGCGTTTCAAGATGGTTTTGGGCGGAATTATCGCCGTGCTTGTTCCGTTGCTGGTGGTGGGAGGAATTTCCATCTACAAGGCGTTGAATGCACTGGAAGAGGTGTCACAGTCACAGTCAAAGGAAGTGGCCAAGAGTCTTGCACATGTGGCAAATCTAGCGGTCCAGGAAGAGATGAAAATCACTTCCCAGGTAGCCCAGAACAGTCTGATCGTTGACGCTGCCACCGAGGATGCCGGAGGCGTGAAAAACAGTCCTCAAGCGGACAGGGCAACGACTGAACTGACATCGATCGTGCAGAGAAGCGGTCACGACTACGAGGCATTCTTTGTTGCCGGTATGGACGGAAAAGTTATTGCAGATGGACAGAGCGGAAAGAATAAAGGACTCGATCTTTCCGGAAGGGACTACATCAAGGAAGCAAAAAGCGGCAAGGTCAGTGTCGGTACCGTAACGAAATCCAAGGGAAGCGGCAACATCGTGCTGACATTCGGCGCCCCCATCTATTCGAAGTCCAAGCAAATCGTCGGTGTTGTCGGTTCCGTCATGAATATCAGCTTCCTGTCGGATAAGATCGCTGAAACCAAACTGGGAAAAACCGGTTATGCCTTTGTTCTTGACAAAAGCGGTATTATGATTGCCCATCCAAACAAGGAGTTGATTCTTGCGCTGAATGCCACGCAGGAGGAAGGGATGAAGGGATTTGCAACCCGCATGGTTGCGGGAGAAGCCGGCGTGGATCCTTACGTCTTTAAAGGGGTGAAGAAACTGGCGGGTTTTGCCCCTGTGCCGGCGTCGGGCTGGAGTATCTGCGTAACCCAGGATTACAAGGAATTTATGGCCCCGGCTTATAACCTCATCTGGATTATCGTGATGATCGGTTCAATGTTCCTTGCCGTTGCAATCGTGGGTGTCTCCTTCTTTGCCCGTGGAATTGCCCTGCCGATCGGTCAAGTAGGCAATGACCTCAATGATGCATCCGAACAGGTCGCTGCGGCTTCCTCTCAGGTCGCCTCAGCCAGCCAGAGTCTTGCTGAAGGGGCTTCCGAACAGGCTTCCGCTTTGGAAGAGACCTCATCATCCCTGGAAGAGATGACATCGATGACCAAGCGAAATGCGGACAATGCAGCCGAGGCCAAGTCTCTGATGGCTGAAGCCCGGCAGATAGTCGAGAAAGTCGATACCCAGATGAAGAACATGGTGTCGGCGATTTCGGATGTGACAAAGTCCAGCGAAGAGACGGGCAAGATTATCAAAACGATTGATGAGATCGCCTTCCAGACCAACCTGCTGGCACTCAACGCCGCTGTAGAAGCGGCGAGAGCGGGGGAAGCAGGTGCGGGATTTGCGGTCGTGGCCGAGGAAGTGAGGAACCTGGCCATGCGGGCGGCGGACGCGGCCAAGAACACCTCAAGCCTGATTGAGAATACGATTGTCACCGTCAATAACAGCAACGAGCTGACCCAGCAGACGCAGTCTGCTTTTAACGAAAATCGGGACATTACCCAGAAAGTCGGGCAACTGGTGGATGAGATTGCGGCGGCCTCTCAGGAGCAGGCGCAGGGGATCGACCAGATCGGGAAAGCCGTGGCGGAAATGGACAAGGTGGTCCAGCAGACCGCTGCCAATGCGGAAGAATCTGCCAGCGCCGCTGAGGAAATGAATGCCCAGGCCATGGCCATGAAGAAGAATGTCGGACAGTTGGTGACAATTGTTGACGGGGGTAGCGACGCCGGTATCGGACAGGACTACCGTCTGGGTAGGCGTAGCTGA
- a CDS encoding LapA family protein, producing MINFKLLAAFSAILLILIVIIQNSQPVETKFLFISITMPNAALLASTLLIGIFVGILIALSFSSAKRKPGGKQEKIK from the coding sequence ATGATCAATTTTAAACTTCTTGCAGCTTTTTCCGCAATTCTCTTGATTCTCATCGTGATCATCCAAAACTCACAACCCGTTGAAACCAAATTCCTGTTCATTTCGATCACTATGCCGAATGCAGCACTCCTCGCTTCAACACTCTTGATCGGGATCTTCGTGGGAATCCTTATCGCATTATCCTTTTCATCGGCCAAGCGGAAACCCGGAGGGAAACAAGAGAAGATAAAATGA
- a CDS encoding DUF748 domain-containing protein gives MNWYERFSTLHIKKTLTQPWLRKTGYLLLGLFLLFSLVLFFAGPPLLKSYLVENLSSKLGRKISVGAVHINPLMLSIEIDDFTLAERNGKTPFVFFKEVYVNAQLASIFFGGPVLGEIRMTEPYVNLVRTTDNTYNFQDIIDRLKKRSAAPDKKGSDALRFSLNNIRIISGRIDFDDQPKGRRHRIQDLKVSIPFLSNLSYRVDDYVLPEFSAVINSAPFRLTGRTKPFETDRESSLNLKLSKVALNEYLTYVPKKLYFSLPGGTLDADLKIAFLQPQGKAPSLQLSGSVALHDLVMNEAKDLPTIRLKSLDVALGRIEPLVKRFTVDRVVLDKLELFVRRDRQGRLNLASLVEPDKEKKPMPYFLLREGILDSAIVHVRDDSRTQSFEATLRDIHLLVRNITSEKDKSGQIEMSASGPEGSFLKAATDVVLEPFALSRLNAQVTDLRLSWPGSKTEMIYIGQFGIFGTSFSKDRHSIAVDEISLGKSRFFVQRDSKGALNLNEILGSSRTKPEAAPPGSAWQYEVKKLAVNETNLRWRDETPPSGTADIGIDHITATVENLSSHPNSAAKLSLAAQMGRKGRLDVDGSVVTKPQVSAKLQLKASGLPILPVQPYFADKVQVRISSGTISARGVLSAQLAEQAKISYQGEASVNHFASVDKVQSHDFLKWEGLHFGGVRVETAPMNVDIQEISLSNFYSRLIINPDGSINVQSVLGKGEASKEATAGKVDMPAFQEKDQETKRSISPKPTSTVSTSSKPEKPPAPVKIARISLQGGQVRFSDRFIKPNYSANLTQIGGRITGLTSNLATTADVEIRGAVDDTAPVFIQGKINPLSGNLFLDLTASAKGVDLPAATPYSATYAGYPIIKGKLSMDVHYFIENRKLRADNRVKLDQLTFGDKVESPKATKLPVLLAVALLKDRHGVIDVNLPISGSLDDPKFSIGGVIVKVLLNLISKAATAPFALLGSLVGGAEELSYIEFEPGRADLDKIALDKISSLSKTLADRPGLKLDITGRVDPSADREGLRRRMLERKLKAAKLKSLEEKTDSASRLEEIRIDPKEYPKLLKQVYGQGKFPKPRNVIGLAKDLPVEEMERLLLSHTTVTDDDLRQLGLRRARVVADAIVKNGNIASERVFVLEPKLKSEAGEKGPAEKAKVSRVDFSLK, from the coding sequence ATGAATTGGTACGAAAGGTTTTCTACATTACACATCAAAAAGACTTTGACTCAACCATGGCTCCGGAAGACGGGATATCTCTTGCTGGGCCTTTTTTTACTGTTTTCACTGGTTCTTTTCTTTGCCGGTCCGCCATTGCTGAAGTCCTATCTCGTTGAAAATCTCTCTTCAAAACTGGGGCGGAAGATCAGTGTGGGGGCGGTGCACATCAATCCGCTGATGTTGTCCATCGAAATCGACGATTTTACTCTGGCGGAACGTAACGGCAAGACGCCCTTTGTTTTCTTCAAAGAGGTCTATGTAAATGCCCAGCTGGCCTCGATTTTTTTTGGCGGTCCCGTGTTGGGCGAAATTCGAATGACGGAACCTTACGTCAACCTGGTGAGGACAACGGATAACACCTACAACTTCCAGGATATCATCGACCGTCTGAAAAAACGGTCTGCCGCTCCAGACAAGAAGGGATCCGATGCCCTGCGCTTTTCGCTTAACAATATCCGGATTATTTCCGGCCGAATCGATTTCGACGATCAACCCAAAGGGCGCAGGCATAGAATCCAAGACCTCAAGGTCTCGATCCCTTTTTTATCCAATTTATCCTATCGTGTGGATGATTATGTACTTCCGGAGTTTTCCGCCGTTATCAATAGCGCCCCATTTCGCCTTACCGGCAGGACCAAACCTTTTGAGACCGACCGTGAGAGTTCCCTGAATCTGAAACTCAGTAAAGTAGCCCTTAATGAATATCTGACCTATGTCCCGAAGAAACTCTATTTTTCCCTTCCGGGAGGAACGCTGGACGCGGATCTCAAGATCGCCTTTCTGCAACCGCAAGGCAAGGCGCCTTCGCTGCAATTGTCCGGAAGTGTGGCCTTGCATGATCTGGTAATGAATGAGGCAAAGGACTTGCCCACGATCCGGCTGAAAAGTCTTGACGTTGCCCTGGGACGTATCGAGCCTCTTGTAAAACGATTTACGGTGGACCGCGTGGTCCTTGATAAGCTGGAGCTTTTTGTGCGCCGGGATCGCCAGGGTCGCCTGAACCTGGCTTCTCTGGTGGAGCCTGACAAAGAAAAGAAACCGATGCCTTATTTCCTGCTGCGGGAAGGAATCCTCGACTCCGCCATTGTCCATGTGCGTGACGATTCGCGTACACAATCTTTTGAAGCGACATTACGGGATATTCACCTCCTCGTCCGCAACATCACCAGCGAAAAGGATAAGTCCGGGCAGATTGAAATGAGCGCATCCGGTCCTGAAGGGTCTTTTCTGAAAGCCGCCACAGATGTCGTGCTGGAACCCTTTGCTTTGAGCAGATTAAACGCCCAGGTTACAGATCTTCGTCTTTCTTGGCCGGGCAGCAAGACCGAAATGATTTACATCGGCCAGTTCGGCATTTTCGGGACCTCTTTCTCGAAAGACCGCCATAGTATAGCGGTCGATGAAATCTCTCTGGGAAAGAGCCGTTTCTTTGTCCAGCGGGACAGCAAGGGCGCTCTGAACCTGAACGAGATACTGGGGAGCAGCAGGACAAAGCCGGAAGCAGCCCCGCCCGGTTCCGCCTGGCAATATGAAGTTAAAAAGCTGGCCGTAAATGAGACCAACCTGCGCTGGCGCGATGAAACGCCGCCATCGGGAACCGCGGATATCGGAATCGATCATATTACTGCCACGGTGGAAAATCTTTCATCCCATCCGAATTCGGCGGCGAAGTTATCCCTGGCGGCACAGATGGGTCGCAAAGGAAGGCTGGACGTGGACGGCAGTGTTGTCACCAAGCCCCAGGTTTCTGCCAAACTGCAGCTCAAGGCAAGCGGACTCCCCATTCTGCCCGTTCAGCCCTATTTTGCCGATAAGGTCCAAGTACGCATCTCCAGCGGCACAATAAGCGCCAGAGGCGTCCTTTCCGCTCAACTGGCCGAACAGGCGAAGATCTCCTATCAAGGAGAGGCTTCCGTAAACCATTTCGCCAGTGTGGACAAAGTTCAAAGTCATGATTTTCTGAAATGGGAAGGGTTGCATTTCGGCGGCGTCCGGGTCGAAACAGCCCCCATGAATGTGGATATCCAGGAGATATCCCTTAGCAATTTTTATTCGCGCCTGATCATCAATCCCGACGGCTCCATCAATGTGCAATCCGTCCTTGGGAAGGGAGAGGCAAGCAAAGAGGCTACTGCGGGTAAGGTCGACATGCCGGCGTTCCAGGAAAAGGACCAGGAAACAAAGCGAAGCATTTCGCCGAAGCCGACTTCTACGGTTTCAACGTCCAGTAAGCCCGAAAAGCCGCCCGCCCCGGTCAAAATCGCCCGAATCTCGCTGCAGGGTGGCCAGGTCCGTTTCTCCGACCGCTTCATCAAGCCGAACTATTCCGCCAATCTTACCCAGATTGGCGGACGTATTACCGGATTGACTTCAAATCTCGCCACGACAGCGGATGTGGAGATCCGCGGCGCCGTCGACGATACCGCACCGGTATTCATCCAGGGAAAAATCAACCCTCTCTCCGGCAATCTATTTCTCGATCTCACCGCTTCCGCCAAGGGCGTGGATCTTCCGGCGGCAACACCCTATTCCGCAACCTATGCCGGCTATCCCATCATCAAGGGCAAGCTTTCCATGGATGTGCATTATTTTATCGAAAACCGCAAACTTCGCGCAGATAATCGCGTCAAGCTCGATCAGCTCACCTTCGGCGATAAAGTCGAAAGTCCGAAGGCTACGAAACTGCCGGTCCTTCTGGCCGTTGCCCTGCTCAAGGACCGCCACGGCGTCATCGACGTCAACCTGCCCATTTCCGGTTCCCTGGATGATCCAAAATTTTCGATCGGCGGCGTGATTGTGAAAGTCCTTCTCAATCTGATTTCCAAGGCCGCGACGGCGCCCTTTGCGCTTCTGGGCAGCCTGGTCGGCGGTGCGGAAGAGCTCTCTTATATCGAGTTTGAACCCGGCCGGGCAGACCTGGATAAAATCGCCCTGGACAAGATTTCCTCCCTGTCCAAGACACTTGCAGACCGCCCCGGACTGAAGTTGGACATTACCGGACGTGTCGACCCCTCTGCGGACAGAGAGGGGCTGCGCCGCAGGATGCTGGAGCGTAAATTGAAGGCAGCAAAATTGAAGAGCCTTGAAGAGAAAACGGACAGTGCTTCCCGACTTGAAGAAATCCGTATCGATCCAAAGGAATATCCGAAGCTCCTGAAACAGGTGTACGGTCAGGGGAAATTTCCCAAACCCCGCAATGTAATCGGTCTGGCCAAGGATCTGCCGGTGGAGGAAATGGAAAGACTTCTGCTGAGTCACACGACTGTGACGGATGACGACCTGCGCCAGTTGGGACTCCGCCGCGCACGGGTCGTAGCCGATGCCATTGTCAAAAATGGAAATATTGCGTCAGAGCGGGTGTTTGTCCTGGAACCGAAACTTAAGAGTGAGGCCGGTGAAAAGGGCCCGGCAGAAAAGGCCAAGGTCAGCCGGGTTGATTTTTCCCTCAAGTGA
- a CDS encoding aminotransferase class I/II-fold pyridoxal phosphate-dependent enzyme, whose amino-acid sequence MALDKLNPLLAEKLEQLARTGINKRNEGVITGRQPPRDGYGPRYFLHGYEGRPFLRMNANAYLGLQFHPRVIEAEEKAARRYGAGPGAVRFISGTFEPHIELEKRLAAFHGREAAMIFSAAYATVMGVVPQLITPETLVVSDALNHNSIINALRLAQPAAREIYNHLNTEGLEKILERYQGKVKRVLVVTDGVFSMRGDIAPLDSITRISKRFQDLFDEGVIVVVDDSHGVGALGAGGRGTEEKTAARADILIATLGKALGVNGGYVVADRTVIDYLRETAPFYIYSNPMTPSETAAALEALKILDSREGCSLLRKIRDLADLLRQGLSEQGYEILSGEHPIVPLLVRDTAKTKKLVSQLFARNILVTGLSYPVVPRGEEEIRFQITAEHTERDLIYLLENI is encoded by the coding sequence ATGGCACTGGATAAGTTGAATCCCCTATTGGCAGAGAAGCTCGAGCAGTTGGCCCGGACCGGAATTAATAAGCGGAATGAGGGGGTCATTACCGGTCGTCAGCCACCCCGCGACGGATACGGCCCGAGATACTTTCTCCATGGTTATGAAGGGCGGCCTTTCTTGCGCATGAACGCCAATGCCTACCTCGGCCTCCAGTTCCATCCCCGAGTGATTGAAGCGGAAGAAAAAGCCGCCCGGCGCTACGGAGCCGGTCCCGGGGCTGTTCGCTTTATCAGTGGAACCTTCGAGCCCCATATCGAATTGGAGAAGCGTCTGGCCGCTTTTCACGGACGGGAGGCGGCCATGATCTTCAGCGCCGCCTACGCCACGGTCATGGGGGTTGTCCCGCAGCTGATCACGCCGGAAACCCTGGTGGTGAGTGACGCCCTCAACCACAACAGCATCATCAACGCCCTTCGCCTTGCCCAGCCTGCGGCCAGGGAGATCTACAATCACCTGAATACCGAAGGGTTGGAGAAGATCTTGGAGCGATACCAGGGGAAGGTGAAGCGGGTCCTTGTGGTGACGGACGGCGTATTCAGCATGCGCGGCGATATTGCCCCCCTGGATTCAATCACTAGGATCAGCAAGCGATTCCAGGATCTTTTTGACGAGGGCGTGATCGTGGTCGTGGATGATTCTCACGGTGTCGGAGCCTTGGGCGCCGGTGGGCGGGGCACGGAAGAAAAAACAGCGGCGCGGGCCGACATTCTCATCGCCACGCTGGGCAAGGCCCTGGGAGTCAACGGCGGTTATGTCGTGGCCGACAGGACGGTGATTGACTACCTCCGGGAAACCGCCCCCTTCTATATTTATTCCAATCCGATGACCCCTTCGGAAACGGCAGCCGCACTTGAAGCGCTGAAAATCCTGGACAGCAGGGAAGGCTGCAGTCTCCTGAGAAAGATTCGTGATCTTGCGGATCTCCTGCGACAGGGCCTTTCCGAGCAGGGCTATGAAATCCTTTCCGGTGAGCACCCCATCGTTCCCCTCTTGGTCCGAGATACTGCAAAAACAAAAAAGCTGGTCTCTCAACTATTTGCCAGGAATATCCTTGTGACAGGGCTCAGCTATCCCGTGGTGCCCCGGGGGGAAGAGGAAATACGTTTCCAGATAACCGCGGAACATACGGAAAGAGACCTTATTTATCTTCTTGAGAATATATGA
- a CDS encoding NAD-dependent epimerase/dehydratase family protein, translating into MKKILVTGSTGQIGSELTPALRKAYGRDNVVAAGHSRQPDADLRQSGPYCILDVRDGDLLRQTVKNYRINTIFHLASILSAAAEEKPMLAWEINVGGLKNVLETAREYGCDVFFPSSIAVFGSGASWDNTPQMTIQRPGTLYGISKLTGELLCDYYHRRFGVDTRGLRFPGLLSTRTRPGGGTTDYAVEIFYAALEEGHYTCYLAPDTRLDMMYMPDALRAVMTLMEADDTRLIHRNAYNLTALNFTPAELALQIRSSLPGFSISYEIDPLRQAIADSWPRHMDDSAASTEWGWEPRYDLAATAADMLEKLAIKLGRTRENDHGTG; encoded by the coding sequence ATGAAAAAAATCCTGGTGACCGGCTCTACCGGTCAGATCGGATCGGAATTGACTCCCGCCCTGAGAAAGGCATATGGGAGAGACAACGTCGTTGCTGCAGGACACTCGCGCCAACCCGATGCCGACCTCCGGCAAAGCGGGCCCTATTGCATTCTGGATGTCCGGGATGGGGATCTGCTTAGGCAAACCGTGAAGAATTACCGCATCAATACCATCTTTCATCTGGCTTCGATACTTTCGGCAGCGGCGGAAGAGAAGCCAATGTTGGCCTGGGAGATCAATGTGGGCGGCTTGAAAAACGTCCTGGAAACGGCCCGGGAATACGGATGCGACGTTTTCTTTCCCAGTTCCATCGCCGTCTTCGGCAGCGGTGCCTCGTGGGACAATACCCCCCAGATGACGATCCAGCGACCGGGCACGCTTTACGGCATTTCCAAGCTTACCGGCGAACTGCTGTGCGACTATTACCATCGCCGCTTTGGCGTCGATACCCGGGGCCTTCGCTTTCCCGGTCTTCTTTCCACCAGGACGCGTCCCGGCGGCGGCACCACCGACTATGCCGTGGAGATCTTCTATGCCGCTCTGGAAGAGGGTCACTATACCTGTTATCTCGCACCCGATACCCGGCTGGACATGATGTACATGCCCGATGCCCTTCGTGCGGTCATGACCCTGATGGAGGCGGACGACACAAGACTGATCCACCGCAATGCCTATAATCTGACGGCCCTGAACTTTACGCCGGCGGAACTGGCGTTGCAGATTCGTTCGTCCCTGCCCGGATTTTCAATTTCCTACGAGATTGACCCTCTCCGCCAGGCCATTGCCGATTCCTGGCCCCGGCACATGGACGACAGTGCGGCAAGTACCGAATGGGGCTGGGAACCCAGGTACGATCTTGCCGCTACGGCGGCGGACATGCTGGAAAAACTCGCCATTAAACTGGGCAGGACAAGGGAGAATGACCATGGCACTGGATAA
- a CDS encoding B12-binding domain-containing radical SAM protein: protein MKFRLIYPKWRKLRRQTEFHLPPHGPVVLAAALPEDVEIEFIDENVEPLPDNMDCDLVGFSVMLTSQIKRAWQIADGYRLSGIPVLFGGIGTMLHAEETLPHADSVFLGEAEGRMEEVFRDFQAGRLKKIYNYLEDFPPIESVGTARRDILNRDLYAYRGVQMVDLVHASRGCRFNCYPCCVGYLGGRKFRPRPYDRVIEEMASIDNNRLFIVDNSLAQNKDWELGLFREMIPLKKKWCCHPIEEDDEVLDLAARAGAWYVYQAIFDTSDHIRNRIRRYHDFGIGVEGTILLGLDDHTEDGILRLIDFLMEIELDLAEFTVLTPFPHTRAYDDLQRENRILSSDWDDYTTDRVIFEPKHLSGERLQELHEYAWNTFYREESQNYKMFKLLKKVVEMEKADETYRPRRRDLIGRKFGRSEP, encoded by the coding sequence ATGAAGTTTCGATTGATCTATCCAAAATGGCGGAAGCTGCGGCGGCAGACGGAATTTCACCTGCCGCCCCATGGTCCGGTCGTCCTGGCAGCCGCTCTGCCCGAGGATGTTGAGATCGAGTTTATTGATGAAAACGTAGAGCCCCTTCCGGATAATATGGACTGCGACCTGGTGGGGTTTTCCGTGATGCTGACCAGCCAGATCAAGAGGGCCTGGCAGATCGCGGACGGCTATCGCCTTTCGGGAATTCCTGTGCTCTTCGGCGGCATCGGGACCATGCTCCATGCCGAAGAGACCCTGCCCCATGCCGATTCCGTCTTTCTCGGCGAGGCGGAAGGACGGATGGAAGAGGTATTCCGGGATTTCCAGGCGGGACGGTTGAAGAAGATTTACAACTACCTGGAGGATTTTCCCCCGATCGAATCCGTGGGCACGGCCCGGCGGGACATCCTGAACCGCGACCTTTACGCTTACCGAGGCGTGCAGATGGTGGACCTTGTCCATGCCTCGCGAGGCTGCCGGTTCAACTGCTATCCCTGCTGCGTAGGGTATCTCGGCGGACGGAAGTTCCGGCCCCGTCCCTACGACCGGGTCATCGAAGAAATGGCCTCCATCGACAACAATCGGCTCTTCATCGTGGACAATTCCCTGGCCCAGAACAAGGATTGGGAGCTCGGCCTCTTCCGGGAGATGATTCCCCTGAAAAAAAAGTGGTGCTGCCATCCCATTGAAGAGGATGATGAAGTCCTCGATCTGGCGGCCCGGGCCGGCGCCTGGTATGTCTATCAGGCCATCTTTGACACGTCCGATCATATCCGGAACCGGATCCGGCGTTATCACGATTTCGGCATCGGCGTTGAAGGGACGATCCTCCTGGGACTGGACGATCACACGGAGGACGGCATCCTGAGGCTGATCGATTTCCTGATGGAGATCGAACTGGACCTGGCCGAATTCACGGTCCTCACGCCCTTTCCTCACACCCGCGCCTATGATGATCTCCAGAGGGAAAACCGCATTCTCTCCAGCGACTGGGATGACTACACCACGGACCGGGTCATCTTTGAGCCGAAGCACCTGTCCGGGGAACGCCTTCAGGAGCTTCACGAATATGCCTGGAACACATTCTATCGAGAGGAATCACAGAATTACAAGATGTTCAAGCTTTTGAAGAAAGTCGTGGAGATGGAAAAGGCCGATGAAACCTACCGGCCCCGGCGCCGGGATCTGATCGGCCGGAAGTTCGGGAGGAGCGAACCATGA
- a CDS encoding acyl-CoA thioesterase, giving the protein MKRASSRKDDSPSIEVQMTVPFHDLDPMQVVWHGNYLKYFDVARSALFDSLGVNLYGYEGNSSFMYPVIRTSVKYIHPLRHRDVFVCKATIAEARFKVIVDFEIRLVESGQICTEGRGEQVAVKVPEMELLLGIPADVRKALGF; this is encoded by the coding sequence ATGAAACGCGCATCGTCCCGGAAAGACGACTCTCCGAGCATTGAAGTCCAGATGACCGTTCCCTTTCATGACCTGGACCCCATGCAGGTGGTCTGGCACGGCAACTATCTTAAATATTTCGATGTGGCCCGATCGGCCCTTTTCGACAGCCTCGGGGTGAACCTCTATGGATACGAGGGAAACAGCTCCTTCATGTACCCCGTCATTCGGACATCGGTCAAATACATCCATCCTCTTCGTCATCGGGATGTCTTTGTCTGCAAAGCAACAATCGCCGAAGCCCGATTCAAGGTCATCGTGGATTTTGAAATCCGTCTCGTCGAGAGCGGACAGATCTGCACCGAGGGTCGCGGCGAGCAGGTTGCCGTGAAAGTTCCTGAAATGGAACTGCTGCTGGGCATCCCTGCCGATGTCCGCAAAGCGTTGGGGTTCTGA